Proteins from a genomic interval of Symmachiella macrocystis:
- a CDS encoding NADH-ubiquinone oxidoreductase-F iron-sulfur binding region domain-containing protein, whose amino-acid sequence MKLLRELSRLQAERGYLDEDCLRDLARRKNIPLYRLQGLVSFYPHFRRTPPPRAAVHVCRDLSCRIAGGAERFAQLKSACDAQSDFEIHEVSCLGRCEHAPAASLNDAPISNSELDAFLEDFAGSPLPDLSPVTTATREWKCDPYTNAAAHYGTVQRLLIDAEDIPQICIERLKQSKLKGMGGAGFPTGLKWELVSQETEPVKYIICNADESEPGTFKDRVILEHLPHLIIEGMLLAALTIGAEQGIVYIRHEYGPEREILQTAINDAYNCGILGANVAGSSRKFDIEIFVSPGGYILGEETALLEALEDKRGEPRIRPPYPGTHGLWGKPTLINNVETFALSTSIIAQGNDWWQAQGVGDYPGLKFFSISGDVNEPGVYEVPHGITIAELIARAGGLKDDRPLKAVLPGGASSNFLPAEHIDTPLDFDALRNVGSMLGSGAVVVIAEGRNLFDLGLSITRFFRNESCGKCVPCRIGSEKAVRMLEQVQSGERDAASLDIMPELSETLLQTSICGLGQVALGPMNSVLERFPQDVPAGKETP is encoded by the coding sequence TTGAAACTTTTGCGTGAGTTAAGTCGGTTGCAAGCGGAGCGGGGCTATCTCGACGAAGACTGCCTGCGGGACCTCGCACGCCGCAAAAATATACCGCTTTATCGACTGCAAGGTTTGGTCTCGTTTTATCCACACTTTCGTCGAACACCCCCACCCCGCGCCGCTGTGCATGTCTGTCGCGATCTCTCCTGCCGGATCGCTGGAGGCGCTGAGCGATTCGCCCAACTCAAATCCGCCTGCGACGCGCAGAGCGACTTCGAAATCCACGAAGTCTCCTGCCTGGGCCGCTGCGAGCACGCGCCGGCGGCTTCGCTGAATGATGCCCCCATCAGCAATTCCGAACTCGACGCGTTTTTAGAAGACTTTGCCGGCAGTCCCCTGCCCGACCTCTCGCCCGTCACAACAGCAACGCGCGAATGGAAATGCGATCCCTACACCAATGCGGCCGCCCACTATGGCACGGTGCAACGTCTCTTAATCGACGCTGAAGATATTCCGCAGATCTGCATCGAACGCTTGAAACAATCTAAACTCAAAGGCATGGGGGGCGCGGGTTTTCCGACCGGACTTAAGTGGGAACTCGTCTCGCAAGAGACCGAACCGGTCAAATACATCATCTGCAATGCCGATGAAAGCGAACCGGGAACGTTCAAGGATCGCGTGATCTTAGAACATCTGCCGCACTTGATCATCGAAGGCATGTTGCTAGCGGCGCTGACGATTGGTGCGGAGCAAGGCATTGTCTATATCCGGCACGAATACGGCCCAGAGCGCGAAATACTGCAAACGGCCATTAACGATGCCTACAACTGTGGAATACTAGGCGCCAATGTCGCTGGTAGCAGTCGGAAGTTTGACATCGAGATTTTTGTTTCGCCGGGCGGTTATATTCTGGGTGAAGAAACCGCGCTGCTGGAAGCCCTTGAGGACAAACGGGGCGAACCGCGGATCCGCCCCCCCTACCCCGGCACGCACGGCCTATGGGGCAAGCCGACGTTGATCAACAATGTCGAGACCTTCGCACTCTCTACATCGATCATCGCCCAGGGCAACGACTGGTGGCAGGCACAAGGCGTAGGCGACTATCCGGGACTAAAGTTTTTTTCCATCTCCGGCGACGTTAACGAACCGGGGGTTTACGAAGTTCCCCATGGAATCACCATTGCCGAACTGATTGCCCGCGCCGGCGGCTTAAAAGACGACCGTCCCCTCAAAGCTGTTCTGCCGGGTGGAGCGAGTTCGAACTTTCTTCCCGCCGAGCACATCGATACACCGCTCGACTTCGACGCCCTCCGCAACGTCGGCAGCATGTTGGGATCGGGCGCCGTCGTTGTGATTGCCGAGGGTCGCAATTTGTTCGATCTGGGACTAAGCATCACACGGTTTTTTCGCAACGAATCGTGCGGCAAATGCGTCCCCTGTCGCATCGGTAGTGAAAAAGCGGTGCGAATGCTGGAACAGGTGCAGTCCGGAGAACGGGATGCAGCAAGCTTAGATATCATGCCGGAGTTGTCGGAGACGTTGTTGCAAACCTCGATATGCGGGTTGGGGCAAGTCGCCTTGGGACCGATGAACTCCGTCCTGGAACGATTTCCACAAGACGTTCCAGCAGGCAAGGAGACGCCATGA
- a CDS encoding glycosyltransferase family 87 protein has protein sequence MDASSAQIRQRLILIAAIIIGGIVITVRSERSSSDLRGFHAVWAANWQQPSVENRPDPEDPYAPSFYVLFAPLGALPLWGAALVIYLINIGCAWGILRLTIGLLNLPPPEYAQLWIPVVGVAPFFLGTLTLGQNTLILMCLVLGAYTFARQGREFRGGCLIGLATAVKVYPVLFLVPFALRLRLKVCAGFLVTIVLVTGGLGTLFLGYETNVGWYHSWGRYVTRADQDRLEDPAFPRSMRCTARYNNQAVHAVLARVMMDVPAKWYGERFQVNLLKCDAATWRRTRTGATLLFAGLGIAALCGLRLNRRRQWPRLLPVAETEVGLSRDARELGMVCSWFFLTSPMVWTHYLLWAFFPLACIVRQRPNRPRMAIFVLGAWFAAECLIGSKFSRAIGVNLWAGLLLFSWFAVPALHAMTMRVVNFQRSRDDGPIPLSTRSRNNTKRRAA, from the coding sequence ATGGATGCCTCGTCTGCTCAAATTCGCCAACGCCTAATTCTTATCGCTGCAATTATTATCGGCGGTATTGTGATCACGGTGCGGAGCGAGCGTTCTAGCAGCGACTTGCGGGGATTTCATGCCGTCTGGGCAGCGAATTGGCAACAGCCATCGGTGGAGAATCGCCCCGACCCTGAAGACCCCTATGCCCCTTCATTCTACGTGCTATTCGCTCCGCTGGGCGCGCTGCCGTTGTGGGGGGCGGCGCTGGTGATTTATTTGATCAATATCGGCTGCGCTTGGGGCATTCTTCGGCTGACGATCGGGTTGTTGAATCTCCCGCCGCCGGAATACGCGCAACTGTGGATCCCGGTGGTCGGCGTTGCGCCGTTTTTTCTGGGGACGTTAACGCTGGGTCAAAACACCCTGATCTTGATGTGTTTGGTGCTGGGGGCCTATACGTTTGCGCGGCAGGGACGTGAGTTTCGTGGCGGTTGCCTGATCGGGTTGGCGACGGCGGTGAAGGTGTATCCGGTCCTGTTTTTGGTGCCGTTTGCATTGCGGTTGCGGTTGAAGGTGTGCGCCGGTTTTCTCGTGACGATTGTCTTGGTAACGGGCGGGCTGGGGACGTTGTTTTTGGGCTATGAAACCAACGTGGGGTGGTACCACAGTTGGGGACGGTATGTGACACGTGCGGATCAGGATCGGCTCGAAGATCCGGCGTTTCCGCGGTCGATGCGCTGTACCGCGCGGTACAACAACCAAGCTGTGCATGCCGTCTTAGCACGGGTGATGATGGATGTGCCGGCCAAGTGGTATGGCGAACGGTTTCAAGTGAACCTTCTGAAGTGTGATGCGGCAACGTGGCGACGGACGCGGACCGGGGCGACGCTGTTATTTGCCGGTCTGGGAATCGCCGCACTGTGTGGCTTGCGTCTCAACCGACGACGGCAATGGCCGCGCCTGCTGCCTGTGGCAGAGACCGAGGTCGGCCTTTCCCGCGATGCCCGGGAATTGGGAATGGTCTGCAGTTGGTTTTTTCTGACGAGTCCCATGGTTTGGACGCACTATTTGCTTTGGGCATTTTTCCCGTTGGCGTGCATTGTGCGGCAACGACCGAATCGTCCGCGGATGGCGATTTTTGTCTTGGGTGCGTGGTTCGCGGCGGAGTGTTTGATCGGCAGCAAATTCAGCCGGGCGATCGGAGTGAATTTGTGGGCAGGGTTGTTGCTGTTCAGCTGGTTTGCCGTGCCGGCCTTACACGCAATGACGATGCGTGTCGTGAATTTTCAACGTAGCCGTGATGACGGGCCGATTCCATTGTCCACGCGATCTCGTAACAATACCAAACGCCGCGCGGCATAG
- a CDS encoding ATP-binding response regulator — protein sequence MSTAVSTKVLVVDDSEMDRRLAGGLLGKIEGWDILYAKDGGEALSSIAADLPDIVVTDLVMPGMTGLELIASIKDDHPLIPVVLMTGKGSEQIAAQVLKQGASSYVPKSRLAEDLRETVHHLLTAAREDRVHSRLMHYLAQSDSVFVLRNDLAQIRLLAGYFQQLLRCLPLGDQSERLRVGVAIEEALNNAYFHGNLEVGGTVTEVDRRKYAELAQARSFTQPYCDRKIYVRAEISREKATFVIRDEGPGFDFAQLLDAGDIVEQEQFRGRGIVLMRTIMDEVTYNECGNEVTLIKHKVAEDFDNDEGGDDDD from the coding sequence ATGTCCACGGCTGTCTCAACAAAAGTCCTCGTCGTCGACGACTCGGAAATGGATCGACGGTTAGCGGGGGGACTGTTGGGCAAAATTGAAGGCTGGGATATTCTGTATGCCAAAGATGGCGGTGAAGCTCTCAGTAGCATCGCTGCGGATCTGCCGGACATTGTGGTCACCGACTTGGTCATGCCGGGAATGACCGGTTTGGAACTGATCGCGTCGATCAAAGACGACCACCCGTTGATTCCGGTCGTGCTGATGACCGGCAAAGGGAGCGAACAAATCGCCGCCCAAGTTCTCAAACAGGGCGCTTCGAGCTACGTTCCCAAAAGCCGACTGGCTGAAGACCTCCGCGAAACCGTGCATCATTTATTAACCGCTGCCCGCGAAGACCGTGTGCATTCCCGATTGATGCATTATCTGGCCCAAAGCGATTCCGTGTTCGTATTACGAAACGACCTGGCGCAAATCCGCTTGTTGGCCGGTTACTTCCAACAACTGCTGCGATGTTTACCGTTGGGCGATCAGTCCGAACGACTACGCGTCGGTGTGGCGATCGAAGAGGCGCTCAACAATGCATACTTCCACGGCAATCTAGAAGTTGGTGGCACGGTGACGGAAGTTGACCGGCGAAAATACGCCGAACTCGCGCAGGCCCGTAGTTTTACTCAACCGTATTGTGATCGAAAAATCTACGTCCGTGCGGAGATCTCCCGCGAAAAAGCTACGTTTGTTATCCGCGACGAAGGCCCCGGTTTCGACTTCGCGCAACTGCTTGATGCCGGCGACATCGTCGAACAAGAACAATTCCGCGGCCGCGGCATTGTGTTGATGCGGACAATCATGGACGAAGTCACGTACAACGAATGCGGCAATGAAGTCACGCTCATCAAACACAAAGTCGCCGAGGATTTTGACAACGACGAGGGTGGCGACGACGACGATTGA
- the fdhF gene encoding formate dehydrogenase subunit alpha, with amino-acid sequence MSHATTVDQIELTIDGQSVSVPQGTSIYEAASGLGIEIPALCHSPRMDPVGVCRMCVVDVGARTLTPSCARPCEAGMQVETSSEKVEKHRRMLTQLLAEEIAEANPAASSQNNCDVTVLANKYGISINPPQNAHSHDNSFQDNSSPVIAVDHHACILCDRCIRACDDIQSNEVIGRTGKGHTARIAFDLDVPMGESTCVSCGECAAVCPTNALTHKPVTLPIVDAVNVRDVDSVCPYCGVGCSVTVHATDDTILAVSGRESPVNHERLCVKGRYGWDYALHPQRLTKPLIRREEYYPKAPLSPEVQDSDPRSKSKSKPGGIVDYDVVLPAFREATWDEALDLVANRFKTIREERGGDALAGFGSAKCSNEEAYLFQKLIRAVFGTNNVDHCTRLCHASSVAALMETIGSGAVTNVFADVARADVALLTGSHASANHPVAATFMKEAVKNGTKLIVVDVRRHDLVDFATHFAQIHPGSDVAFYNAVMHVLITEDLVDHDFINARTEGFPELRELVLRDFSPEQSELMCGIAAEEIREIARTIGRAGSMLVFWGMGISQHTTGTNNARCLISLCLMTGNMGRPGTGLHPLRGQNNVQGASDAGLIPMVYPDYQRVAYEEVRHKFEQAWSVDLNPNPGLTVVEITHAALQGDVAGMYVLGENPFVSDPNTNIVRGALANLDFLVVQDIFLTETAEFADVILPASSYFEKTGTFTNTDRRVQIGRQVLDPPGEARADWQITAEIASRMGYPMDYTSPAEIFEEFAGLTKNYQGLTHELLGATGKLRPCPHPETEDGAQILFGDTFPTPNGRGKFVPCPFLPADELPNDEFPLVLTTGRVLEHWHTGTMTRRSRALNALQPDAFVAVHPGDLSRLGICGEQLVRVSSRRGTIVLTARSDNSVSPGTIFIPFHFREAAANVLTTDALDPYGKIPEFKFCAVKIDAAI; translated from the coding sequence ATGAGTCACGCCACCACCGTGGATCAAATTGAACTCACGATCGACGGACAATCCGTATCGGTTCCGCAAGGCACATCCATCTATGAAGCCGCTAGCGGTCTCGGCATCGAGATTCCCGCGCTGTGTCATTCGCCCCGCATGGATCCGGTCGGTGTCTGCCGCATGTGTGTCGTCGACGTCGGCGCCCGCACCTTGACCCCTTCCTGCGCTCGCCCCTGCGAAGCAGGCATGCAGGTCGAGACTTCCAGCGAAAAAGTCGAAAAGCACCGCCGCATGCTCACGCAATTGCTCGCTGAAGAGATTGCCGAAGCGAATCCGGCAGCCTCTTCCCAAAACAATTGCGACGTAACAGTATTGGCGAACAAATACGGTATCTCAATCAATCCGCCGCAAAATGCCCATAGCCACGACAACAGTTTTCAGGACAATTCCTCGCCGGTGATTGCCGTCGACCACCACGCGTGCATACTGTGCGACCGCTGCATTCGCGCCTGCGATGACATACAGTCGAACGAGGTCATTGGCCGGACCGGCAAGGGACACACGGCGCGGATCGCCTTTGATCTCGACGTTCCCATGGGCGAAAGCACCTGTGTTTCTTGCGGCGAATGCGCGGCCGTCTGCCCCACAAATGCCTTGACGCACAAACCCGTCACCTTACCGATTGTCGATGCTGTCAATGTGCGGGATGTCGACTCGGTCTGTCCCTATTGCGGCGTCGGTTGCTCGGTCACTGTTCATGCGACGGACGATACAATCCTGGCCGTGAGCGGACGCGAAAGCCCCGTCAACCACGAACGGTTGTGCGTAAAAGGCCGTTACGGCTGGGACTATGCGCTGCATCCCCAACGTTTGACAAAACCGTTGATCCGCCGTGAAGAGTATTACCCCAAAGCGCCACTTTCGCCGGAGGTACAAGACTCCGATCCCCGCTCTAAGTCGAAATCCAAGCCGGGCGGCATCGTCGATTATGACGTGGTGCTCCCGGCGTTTCGTGAAGCAACATGGGACGAAGCCTTAGATCTGGTTGCCAACCGATTCAAAACCATTCGCGAAGAACGTGGAGGGGACGCCCTAGCTGGATTTGGTTCCGCCAAGTGTTCCAATGAAGAAGCGTACCTGTTTCAGAAACTGATTCGCGCCGTATTCGGCACCAACAACGTCGACCATTGCACGCGGTTGTGCCATGCCTCCTCGGTCGCCGCATTGATGGAGACGATTGGTTCAGGAGCCGTCACAAACGTCTTCGCTGACGTGGCCCGCGCCGACGTCGCTCTGCTAACTGGTTCACATGCGAGCGCCAATCATCCCGTGGCGGCGACCTTCATGAAAGAAGCGGTCAAAAATGGGACCAAGCTGATCGTAGTCGACGTCCGTCGCCATGATCTGGTCGACTTTGCCACGCACTTCGCACAGATCCACCCCGGTTCGGACGTCGCATTTTACAACGCGGTCATGCACGTGTTGATCACCGAAGATTTGGTCGACCACGATTTCATCAATGCCCGCACAGAAGGTTTTCCGGAGCTACGAGAATTGGTCCTCCGTGACTTTTCCCCGGAACAATCTGAGCTGATGTGTGGTATTGCAGCTGAAGAGATTCGCGAGATCGCTCGCACCATCGGACGTGCGGGGAGCATGCTGGTCTTTTGGGGCATGGGGATTTCACAACATACCACCGGCACGAACAATGCCCGCTGCTTGATTTCGCTGTGCCTCATGACCGGTAATATGGGTAGACCGGGCACGGGGCTCCACCCGCTCCGCGGGCAAAACAACGTCCAAGGCGCCAGCGATGCCGGTTTGATCCCGATGGTGTATCCCGATTACCAGCGAGTGGCTTATGAGGAAGTCCGCCACAAATTTGAACAAGCCTGGAGCGTGGATCTGAATCCAAATCCTGGTTTGACAGTTGTGGAAATCACGCATGCGGCGCTGCAGGGCGATGTTGCCGGGATGTATGTCCTGGGTGAAAATCCCTTCGTCTCCGATCCCAATACCAACATAGTCCGCGGCGCACTGGCGAATCTCGACTTTTTGGTGGTGCAGGATATTTTTCTGACAGAAACCGCCGAGTTTGCCGATGTGATTTTGCCAGCTTCGAGTTATTTCGAAAAGACCGGCACGTTCACCAACACCGATCGACGTGTTCAAATCGGGCGGCAAGTCTTGGATCCACCCGGGGAGGCGAGGGCCGACTGGCAGATCACCGCCGAAATCGCCAGCCGCATGGGTTATCCGATGGACTACACATCGCCAGCTGAAATCTTTGAAGAGTTCGCCGGGCTGACGAAAAACTATCAGGGGCTAACGCACGAACTTTTGGGAGCAACTGGCAAACTCCGGCCCTGTCCGCATCCGGAGACCGAAGACGGTGCGCAGATTCTGTTTGGCGACACATTTCCGACGCCCAACGGCCGGGGCAAATTTGTCCCTTGCCCTTTTCTACCGGCGGATGAACTACCCAATGACGAATTCCCGTTAGTACTGACGACGGGACGCGTGCTGGAGCACTGGCATACCGGCACTATGACGCGTCGCAGTCGGGCACTCAACGCACTCCAGCCCGATGCCTTTGTCGCTGTGCATCCAGGTGATTTGTCACGGCTGGGGATCTGCGGTGAGCAACTCGTCCGCGTTTCATCGCGGCGGGGAACGATTGTCCTAACCGCTCGTAGCGACAATTCGGTATCACCGGGGACGATCTTCATCCCCTTCCATTTCCGCGAAGCAGCGGCAAACGTCTTAACGACCGACGCGTTGGATCCCTACGGAAAGATCCCGGAATTCAAGTTCTGCGCGGTCAAAATCGACGCGGCAATCTGA
- a CDS encoding DUF6800 family protein, with the protein MGCVERDREMKRRRKRREKLQKLRKVYAKAASDGEKAELLAKARKISPLFSFDE; encoded by the coding sequence ATGGGTTGTGTCGAACGTGATCGGGAAATGAAACGCCGCCGCAAACGTCGTGAAAAATTGCAGAAACTTCGCAAAGTCTATGCCAAAGCGGCTAGTGATGGTGAAAAGGCCGAATTGCTGGCCAAAGCACGGAAAATCAGCCCGTTGTTCTCATTTGATGAGTAG